In Gemmatimonadota bacterium, a single genomic region encodes these proteins:
- the fliQ gene encoding flagellar biosynthesis protein FliQ, producing the protein MSYALVSDLARNAMMVAMLLAAPLLAVALIIGLLVSILQTVTQIQEQTLSFVPKLLGVAAVFLVGLPWMLQLLVEYTQRLFRSLPAMVNG; encoded by the coding sequence ATGAGCTACGCCCTCGTCTCCGATCTCGCCCGCAACGCGATGATGGTCGCCATGCTCCTCGCGGCGCCCCTCCTCGCCGTGGCGCTGATCATCGGGCTGTTGGTCAGCATCCTCCAGACGGTGACGCAGATCCAGGAGCAGACGCTCTCGTTCGTCCCCAAGCTGCTGGGCGTGGCGGCCGTCTTCCTCGTCGGGCTTCCGTGGATGTTGCAGCTGCTGGTCGAGTACACGCAGCGCCTCTTCCGATCGCTTCCCGCGATGGTCAACGGTTGA
- the fliP gene encoding flagellar type III secretion system pore protein FliP (The bacterial flagellar biogenesis protein FliP forms a type III secretion system (T3SS)-type pore required for flagellar assembly.): MTFSSLVGIALTLALVLGLLAVTMRLLRKVSQGGTLGRSKGGVPLEVVQRIALGPRQGIAVVRIGEQLVAVSVGEGGVRTLAELEPAEATAPAVVHEPLSGVVQSPAMGGTRDFRTALMHGLRSAGLPLVIAAMTATALASQRVSAQATQRPATPAATPSTGTAAPRATPPRTQPPRGATASPATVAQPQRALGAAPAAPASQAASTSLDDALGKAIPKLDLSVDGSTPGGLRLSGSVGIVIMMGLLTLLPTLVLMMTSFTRILIVLQFLKQALGTQTAPPAQVVSALALLLTGFVMAPTMTQVNRVAITPWLDGQIEQGAMMKNALGPMRDFMLRQTRERDIAAFVDMAGGPAPARPEDVSTIVLTSAFVTSELRTAFQLGFVLFLPFIVIDIVVSSVLMSMGMFMLPPAMIALPFKLLLFVLVDGWSLLIQSLVQGFK, encoded by the coding sequence GTGACCTTCAGTTCCCTCGTCGGCATCGCGCTGACCCTCGCCCTCGTCCTCGGCCTTCTCGCCGTCACCATGCGCCTGTTGCGCAAGGTGTCGCAGGGGGGGACGCTCGGGCGCAGCAAGGGGGGCGTGCCGCTCGAGGTCGTGCAACGCATCGCGTTAGGCCCCCGTCAGGGGATCGCGGTCGTGCGCATCGGCGAGCAGTTGGTCGCGGTCAGTGTCGGCGAAGGAGGGGTGCGCACGCTGGCCGAGCTCGAGCCGGCCGAGGCGACGGCCCCGGCCGTGGTGCACGAACCGTTGTCCGGCGTCGTGCAGTCGCCGGCGATGGGCGGCACGCGCGACTTCCGCACGGCGCTGATGCATGGGCTGCGCTCGGCAGGGCTGCCGTTGGTGATCGCGGCGATGACCGCCACGGCGCTGGCGTCCCAGCGTGTGTCGGCGCAGGCCACCCAGCGCCCGGCCACGCCGGCCGCCACCCCATCGACGGGGACCGCCGCCCCGCGAGCCACCCCCCCGCGCACCCAGCCGCCACGAGGCGCCACCGCATCGCCGGCCACCGTCGCCCAGCCGCAACGTGCGCTGGGCGCGGCGCCGGCAGCGCCCGCGAGCCAGGCCGCGTCGACGTCGCTCGACGACGCGTTAGGCAAGGCGATCCCGAAGCTCGACCTCTCGGTCGACGGCAGCACGCCCGGCGGGCTGCGCCTCAGCGGCTCGGTCGGGATCGTCATCATGATGGGGCTCCTCACGCTGCTCCCCACGCTGGTCCTCATGATGACCAGCTTCACGCGCATCCTGATCGTCCTCCAGTTCCTCAAGCAGGCGCTCGGCACGCAGACCGCGCCGCCCGCACAGGTGGTGAGTGCGCTCGCGCTGCTGCTGACGGGTTTCGTGATGGCCCCGACCATGACCCAGGTCAATCGTGTCGCCATCACGCCGTGGCTCGACGGGCAGATCGAGCAGGGGGCGATGATGAAGAACGCCCTCGGCCCCATGCGCGACTTCATGCTTCGCCAGACGCGCGAGCGCGACATCGCCGCTTTCGTCGACATGGCTGGCGGTCCCGCGCCGGCACGCCCCGAGGACGTCTCCACCATCGTCCTCACGAGCGCCTTCGTCACGAGCGAGCTGCGCACCGCCTTCCAGCTCGGCTTCGTCCTGTTCCTCCCATTCATCGTGATCGACATCGTCGTCAGCTCGGTGCTCATGAGCATGGGCATGTTCATGCTGCCGCCCGCGATGATCGCGTTGCCGTTCAAGCTCCTGCTCTTCGTCCTGGTCGATGGCTGGTCGCTCCTGATCCAGTCGCTGGTACAAGGCTTCAAGTAG
- the fliN gene encoding flagellar motor switch protein FliN, translated as MTAPDTSAQDPMEANFEEITAVLSAGGEVPISLLLDLTLPVSIELGRTAMTVQEVLRLGRGSVIQLDRLAGEPIDIYVGDRRFAEGEVVVLGEHFGVRITRILSKKAIAEAAA; from the coding sequence ATGACCGCTCCCGACACCAGCGCCCAGGACCCGATGGAGGCCAACTTCGAGGAGATCACGGCGGTCCTCTCCGCCGGCGGTGAGGTGCCCATCTCACTCCTCCTCGACCTCACGCTCCCCGTCTCCATCGAGTTAGGGCGGACGGCGATGACGGTGCAGGAAGTGCTGCGCCTCGGGCGCGGCAGCGTGATCCAGCTCGACCGCCTCGCCGGCGAGCCGATCGACATCTATGTCGGGGACCGTCGCTTCGCCGAGGGCGAGGTGGTGGTGCTCGGCGAGCACTTCGGCGTGCGCATCACGCGCATCCTTTCGAAGAAGGCGATTGCCGAGGCCGCGGCGTGA
- a CDS encoding FliM/FliN family flagellar motor switch protein, with protein MASETLSQNEIDALLGGGGRSSAAAALPSSVDALTEAQVYDFRRPHRISKEKLRTLEAMYERFAKSLEGWLLGRVRGGVQLQLQSVEQFSFGEFTLSLPTPCASYTFELQNTGGQQGVIDFGHEFAYFLVDRLFGGSGVPALPNRALTPIERMAVRMVADRVLNVLQEVWQDYIEMDLSLTGFESIPEILRIANREDPVLVANIEVAAAETRSLLLVCLPFAVLERFFAGGQERRATMLGTPEEQVSNRDLAEYSVRGTRIPIAARLPSFNMNMRELLALSAGSVISTGLARNAELDVIVGAQPRFRASPGRIGPALAIRLTDGLHPAPETDTLPITRTTLP; from the coding sequence GTGGCCTCCGAGACACTCTCCCAAAATGAGATTGACGCCCTCCTCGGCGGAGGGGGTCGATCCAGCGCAGCGGCCGCGCTGCCGTCGTCAGTCGATGCACTGACGGAGGCGCAGGTCTATGACTTCCGCCGTCCGCACCGCATCTCGAAGGAGAAGCTGCGGACGCTGGAGGCCATGTACGAGCGCTTCGCCAAGTCGCTCGAGGGTTGGCTGCTCGGGCGCGTGCGCGGCGGCGTGCAGCTGCAACTCCAGAGCGTCGAGCAGTTCTCGTTCGGCGAGTTCACGCTCTCGCTCCCGACGCCCTGCGCCTCCTACACGTTCGAGCTCCAGAACACCGGCGGACAGCAGGGGGTCATCGACTTCGGGCACGAGTTCGCGTACTTCCTCGTCGATCGCCTCTTCGGCGGCAGTGGCGTGCCGGCGCTCCCCAACCGCGCGCTCACCCCCATCGAGCGCATGGCGGTGCGCATGGTCGCCGACCGCGTGCTCAACGTCCTGCAGGAAGTCTGGCAGGACTACATCGAGATGGACCTCTCGCTCACCGGCTTCGAGTCCATCCCCGAGATCCTCCGCATCGCCAATCGCGAGGACCCCGTCCTCGTGGCCAACATCGAGGTCGCCGCTGCGGAAACGCGCAGCCTGCTCCTTGTCTGCCTGCCGTTCGCAGTGCTGGAGCGCTTCTTCGCCGGCGGACAGGAGCGCCGGGCGACGATGCTCGGGACGCCGGAGGAGCAGGTGTCGAACCGCGACCTGGCCGAGTACTCGGTGCGCGGTACGCGCATCCCGATCGCCGCGCGCCTCCCCTCGTTCAACATGAACATGCGCGAGCTGCTCGCGCTCTCGGCGGGGAGCGTCATCTCGACCGGGCTCGCCCGCAACGCCGAACTCGACGTCATCGTCGGGGCGCAACCTCGCTTTCGCGCGTCGCCGGGCCGCATCGGTCCCGCACTCGCCATTCGCCTTACCGACGGGCTCCATCCGGCGCCCGAGACCGACACCCTTCCGATCACGCGGACCACGTTGCCATGA
- a CDS encoding flagellar basal body-associated FliL family protein, translated as MSEQPAAPAEGGEAPAKAGPKGVVLIGALVGTLLIGGAAGLFAVGPMLAKKSGYVVSAAGADSAAADGGHGDAAAAEGDAGGHGEAAAGGEGGAAANLHLVDNLVLNPAGSGGARFLMLAAALEFSDAAMVEETKARDAEVRDIVLRVMGARTVEELSEMSNREAIKKELADSLGTLFKKKKAIRRIYFPQFVIQ; from the coding sequence ATGTCCGAACAACCCGCAGCACCCGCAGAAGGTGGAGAGGCGCCAGCCAAGGCTGGTCCCAAGGGCGTGGTCCTCATCGGGGCCCTCGTGGGCACGCTCCTCATCGGCGGCGCGGCCGGCCTCTTCGCGGTCGGCCCCATGCTCGCCAAGAAATCCGGCTACGTGGTCTCCGCAGCGGGCGCCGACTCGGCCGCCGCTGATGGAGGGCACGGTGACGCGGCCGCCGCCGAGGGAGATGCGGGGGGCCACGGCGAGGCCGCGGCGGGAGGCGAGGGGGGGGCGGCCGCCAACCTGCACCTGGTCGACAACCTCGTGCTCAACCCGGCCGGTTCGGGGGGGGCGCGCTTCCTGATGCTCGCCGCCGCGCTCGAGTTCTCGGATGCCGCCATGGTCGAGGAGACCAAGGCCCGCGACGCCGAGGTGCGCGACATCGTGCTGCGCGTCATGGGAGCCCGCACCGTCGAGGAACTCTCGGAGATGTCCAACCGCGAGGCGATCAAGAAGGAGCTGGCCGACTCGTTAGGAACGCTCTTCAAGAAGAAGAAGGCGATCCGCCGCATCTACTTCCCGCAGTTCGTCATCCAGTAG
- a CDS encoding flagellar hook protein FlgE: MMRSLFSGVSGLRNHQVRMDVIGNNISNVNTVAFKAGRVTFKEGFAQLLQGASRPPGDLGGINPIQVGFGMQIGSVDMMFSQGNLESTGLTTDLAIQGDSFFVVKKGTQNYYTRSGNFQLDADGQLVSPTNGFVVQGKMADNGVFLDGVRPIVLPVGQKTAAKATDMVKLAGNLDAAAPIFTGTFNAAGRADPLNVDSWSETSITVFDSLGNQHDLKLQFWKTAADTWSWQVDGTNLPAGFTPPNSTPQTLTFDTTGILTAAAPTSPPVVSFTPAGANQVDVTLDLGGNTVNGITSFAGTNTAVLKDQNGYEAGQLQNFSIDRTGLITGAFTNGTNVILAQIVLADFNNPGGLLRVGDNMYAVSGNSGGAVLGYSLEGIQSTMTSGALEMSNVDLAQEFTNMIVTQRGFQANSRVITSSDEMLQELVNLKR; encoded by the coding sequence ATGATGCGTTCCCTCTTTTCCGGTGTCTCCGGCCTGCGCAATCACCAGGTGCGCATGGACGTCATCGGCAACAACATCTCCAACGTCAACACGGTCGCCTTCAAGGCCGGCCGCGTGACCTTCAAGGAAGGCTTCGCCCAGCTCCTGCAGGGCGCGTCGCGCCCGCCCGGTGACCTCGGCGGCATCAACCCGATCCAGGTCGGCTTCGGCATGCAGATCGGCTCCGTCGACATGATGTTCAGCCAGGGCAACCTGGAGTCGACCGGCCTCACCACCGACCTGGCGATCCAGGGCGACTCGTTCTTCGTGGTGAAGAAGGGGACGCAGAACTACTACACGCGCTCCGGTAACTTCCAGCTCGACGCCGACGGCCAGCTCGTCTCGCCGACCAACGGCTTCGTGGTGCAGGGCAAGATGGCCGACAACGGCGTCTTCCTCGACGGCGTGCGCCCCATCGTGCTCCCCGTCGGGCAGAAGACGGCGGCCAAGGCGACCGACATGGTCAAGCTCGCCGGCAACCTCGACGCCGCCGCCCCGATCTTCACCGGCACCTTCAACGCCGCCGGCCGTGCTGACCCGCTCAACGTGGACTCCTGGTCGGAGACGTCGATCACGGTCTTCGATTCGTTAGGCAACCAGCACGACCTCAAGCTGCAGTTCTGGAAGACCGCGGCCGACACGTGGAGCTGGCAGGTCGACGGGACCAACCTCCCGGCCGGCTTCACCCCGCCCAACAGCACGCCGCAGACGCTGACCTTCGACACCACCGGTATCCTGACGGCCGCCGCGCCCACCAGCCCGCCCGTGGTCAGCTTCACCCCGGCGGGTGCCAACCAGGTCGACGTCACGCTCGACCTCGGCGGCAACACCGTCAACGGCATCACGTCGTTTGCCGGCACCAATACCGCGGTGCTCAAGGACCAGAACGGCTACGAAGCGGGCCAGCTGCAGAACTTCTCGATCGACCGTACGGGGCTCATCACCGGCGCCTTCACCAACGGCACCAACGTGATCCTGGCGCAGATCGTCCTGGCCGACTTCAACAACCCGGGCGGCCTCCTGCGCGTGGGCGACAACATGTACGCCGTGTCGGGCAACTCCGGCGGCGCGGTGCTCGGCTACTCGCTCGAAGGGATCCAGTCGACCATGACGTCGGGCGCGCTGGAAATGTCCAACGTCGACCTCGCCCAGGAGTTCACGAACATGATCGTGACCCAGCGCGGCTTCCAGGCCAACTCCCGCGTGATCACCAGCAGCGACGAGATGCTGCAGGAGCTGGTGAACCTCAAGCGGTAA